In a genomic window of Halobiforma lacisalsi AJ5:
- a CDS encoding extracellular solute-binding protein, which produces MPTDVSNDEHHGRSRRTVLLATGAIGTAALAGCAGGGGDDDERPVTHERVGTGDVAFDHWTSAFYSPDEDESLQPEAASAMRARFDEWAEENPEYRANLVYQADLDQWESQLVTRASNGEAPASSTLDSVWVPDNREYLQPLNDYVDDVDDFFPFVQETAMEGGDLLAAWFYTGLRCLYYRTDLVEEYGDGDPPRTWDDLLEVGGAIADWEGIDGFTVQMSALDTLPFFWGQGGELVDDDGMPVLGDEDNYDALLSTFEFFADLVEAGVTPQRVGTLDDPAQLGEEAANGQSAMFIGSNSRYQISIEPNDDDPERWDVAEIPMREADQFATGVGGWTEGVYAEDGDVAEAAKSFAAKAVEPATMGRYCEEGSQLPTRESVFDDDEIFSSDTFRFQDQFREFLRNGVARPSAPIYSEAIAEEWVTAKERVFTQQSSPEEAVGTMLDNVADSYDGDVEYDD; this is translated from the coding sequence ATGCCTACCGACGTTTCAAACGACGAACACCATGGCCGGTCCAGACGGACCGTCCTGCTCGCGACCGGTGCGATAGGGACGGCGGCGCTTGCCGGCTGTGCCGGCGGTGGGGGTGACGACGACGAGCGGCCGGTCACTCACGAGCGGGTGGGGACCGGCGACGTCGCGTTCGACCACTGGACGAGCGCCTTCTACAGCCCAGACGAGGACGAGAGCCTCCAGCCCGAAGCCGCGTCAGCGATGCGGGCCCGCTTCGATGAGTGGGCCGAAGAGAACCCGGAGTACCGGGCGAACCTGGTCTATCAGGCCGACCTCGACCAGTGGGAGTCCCAGCTCGTCACCCGGGCTAGCAACGGGGAGGCACCGGCCTCGTCGACGCTCGACTCCGTCTGGGTGCCCGACAACAGGGAGTACCTGCAGCCGCTGAACGACTACGTCGACGACGTCGACGACTTCTTTCCGTTCGTACAGGAGACCGCGATGGAAGGGGGCGACCTCCTCGCCGCCTGGTTCTACACGGGGCTCCGATGTCTCTACTACCGGACCGATCTTGTCGAGGAGTACGGCGACGGCGACCCGCCGCGGACCTGGGACGACCTGCTCGAGGTCGGCGGAGCGATCGCCGACTGGGAGGGGATAGACGGGTTCACGGTTCAGATGAGCGCGCTGGATACGTTGCCCTTCTTCTGGGGACAGGGCGGCGAATTGGTCGACGACGACGGCATGCCGGTGCTCGGGGACGAGGACAACTACGACGCGCTCCTGTCGACGTTCGAGTTCTTTGCGGACCTCGTCGAAGCGGGCGTGACCCCACAGCGTGTCGGAACGCTCGACGATCCCGCACAGCTCGGCGAGGAGGCTGCGAACGGCCAGTCAGCGATGTTCATCGGCAGCAACTCGCGCTACCAGATCAGCATCGAGCCGAACGACGACGACCCCGAGCGCTGGGACGTCGCGGAGATTCCGATGCGCGAGGCCGACCAGTTCGCGACCGGCGTCGGCGGCTGGACGGAGGGGGTGTACGCCGAGGACGGCGACGTCGCCGAAGCAGCCAAGTCGTTTGCGGCCAAGGCCGTCGAGCCGGCGACGATGGGCCGATACTGCGAGGAAGGCTCACAGCTCCCGACCCGGGAGTCGGTGTTCGACGACGACGAGATTTTCAGCAGCGACACGTTCAGGTTCCAGGACCAGTTCCGGGAGTTCCTGCGGAACGGCGTCGCACGTCCCAGCGCCCCCATATACTCCGAAGCCATCGCGGAGGAGTGGGTGACGGCGAAAGAGCGGGTGTTCACCCAGCAGTCGTCGCCCGAGGAAGCGGTCGGGACGATGCTCGACAACGTCGCCGACTCGTACGACGGCGACGTCGAATATGACGACTGA
- a CDS encoding DUF4385 family protein, translating into MSDDLEYDVDFRESPEEYEIGRGEQGVFKMQPYKDELLPLWSIKSLEGAEEAAAGIYRKFEEYKRANEFPGMDLARKYLQMGWTRSLRYAKYPGGQKYEEDEDGNRVERDPQQWYDEEKFEIAQVYREYLDRVKEDETYQRRKREWQNRE; encoded by the coding sequence GTGAGCGACGACCTCGAATACGACGTCGACTTCCGAGAGTCCCCCGAGGAGTACGAGATCGGGCGCGGCGAGCAGGGCGTCTTCAAGATGCAACCGTACAAGGACGAACTGTTGCCGCTCTGGTCGATCAAGAGCCTCGAGGGGGCCGAGGAGGCCGCTGCGGGCATTTACCGAAAGTTCGAGGAGTACAAGCGGGCGAACGAGTTTCCCGGGATGGATCTCGCGCGGAAGTACTTGCAGATGGGATGGACCCGTTCGCTCAGGTACGCCAAGTACCCGGGAGGGCAAAAATACGAGGAGGACGAGGACGGAAATCGCGTCGAGCGCGACCCCCAGCAGTGGTACGACGAAGAAAAGTTCGAGATAGCACAGGTGTACCGCGAGTACCTCGATCGAGTGAAAGAAGACGAGACGTACCAGCGACGGAAACGCGAGTGGCAGAACCGCGAATAG
- a CDS encoding TIGR00341 family protein, whose translation MRLVEILIPKEKRDAVEAVLEDEDIDYTLIEEEGREEPSVIITFPLPAPAVESVLDAIRDTGIDEDSYTVIVDAETVISERFDDLEQRYAQNTPRISREEMQARAKDLTPRFSTYLVMTIMSVVVATAGLLLDSPAVVVGSMVIAPLIGPALGASVGTVINDRPLFRRGIKLQAIGLGVGAITAAVFALVVRTTGLVPPMIDLLEISEIEGRIRPDLLSLVIAIGAGVAGAWTLTAGTSAALVGVMIAAALVPPLGVVGIGIAWANPEMALAAGVLVLVNILAINVTSLAVLWYKGYRPENWFGEDEARVATRRRTVALLVAILLLSSFLGAVSYDTYRTGAYEERVNEDVASVLELDEYDGLELVDVRVEYTDPVPFRQPDRVVVTVSHPVGTDPPAIADALQQRESVRAGSALHLPTGPLIDSKRADVVVQYSERDR comes from the coding sequence ATGCGGCTCGTGGAAATTCTGATTCCGAAGGAAAAGCGCGACGCCGTGGAGGCGGTGCTCGAGGACGAGGACATCGACTACACGCTCATCGAGGAGGAAGGCCGCGAAGAGCCGTCGGTGATTATTACCTTTCCCCTCCCGGCGCCTGCGGTCGAGTCCGTTCTCGACGCGATTCGAGACACGGGGATCGACGAGGACTCGTACACCGTGATCGTCGACGCGGAGACCGTCATCTCCGAGCGGTTCGACGACCTCGAGCAGCGATACGCACAGAACACGCCGCGCATCTCCCGCGAGGAGATGCAGGCCCGAGCGAAGGACCTCACGCCCCGATTCAGCACGTACCTCGTCATGACGATCATGAGCGTCGTCGTCGCGACCGCCGGCCTCCTACTCGATTCCCCGGCGGTCGTCGTCGGCTCGATGGTGATCGCCCCGCTGATCGGCCCCGCCCTCGGCGCGAGCGTCGGGACGGTCATCAACGATCGCCCGCTGTTCCGTCGGGGGATCAAACTCCAGGCGATCGGCCTCGGTGTCGGTGCTATCACCGCTGCCGTCTTCGCGCTCGTCGTTCGAACGACCGGCCTCGTTCCACCGATGATCGACCTCCTCGAGATCTCGGAGATCGAAGGCCGCATCCGTCCCGATCTCCTCTCGCTCGTCATCGCGATCGGTGCCGGCGTCGCGGGGGCGTGGACCCTCACCGCGGGCACCTCCGCCGCGCTCGTCGGCGTGATGATCGCAGCGGCCCTCGTTCCGCCGCTGGGCGTCGTCGGTATCGGAATCGCCTGGGCCAACCCGGAGATGGCCCTCGCAGCAGGCGTCCTCGTCCTCGTCAACATCCTCGCGATCAACGTCACCAGCCTCGCCGTCCTCTGGTACAAGGGGTATCGCCCGGAGAACTGGTTCGGCGAGGACGAGGCCCGCGTCGCCACCAGGAGACGAACCGTCGCGCTCCTCGTCGCGATACTCCTGCTCTCGAGCTTTCTCGGCGCCGTCTCGTACGACACCTACCGAACTGGAGCGTACGAAGAACGGGTCAACGAGGACGTCGCGTCGGTTCTCGAGTTGGACGAGTACGATGGACTCGAACTCGTCGACGTGAGGGTCGAGTACACCGATCCGGTACCCTTCCGGCAACCCGATCGCGTCGTGGTCACCGTCAGCCATCCGGTCGGGACCGATCCGCCGGCGATTGCCGACGCGCTTCAGCAGCGAGAGAGCGTTCGCGCAGGGTCGGCACTCCACCTGCCGACCGGTCCACTCATCGACTCCAAGCGGGCGGACGTCGTCGTCCAGTATTCCGAACGAGATCGGTGA